A portion of the Drosophila mauritiana strain mau12 unplaced genomic scaffold, ASM438214v1 U_130, whole genome shotgun sequence genome contains these proteins:
- the LOC117149087 gene encoding immune-induced peptide 3 — protein MKFLSLAFVLGLLALANATPLNPGNVIINGDCRVCNVRA, from the exons atgaAATTCCTATCACTCGCCTTCGTTCTGGGTCTGCTGGCTCTGGCCAACG CCACCCCACTGAATCCTGGCAATGTCATCATCAACGGCGATTGCCGCGTCTGCAATGTGAGGGCCTAG